The following proteins are encoded in a genomic region of Corticium candelabrum chromosome 11, ooCorCand1.1, whole genome shotgun sequence:
- the LOC134187122 gene encoding uncharacterized protein LOC134187122, which produces MAQQGQEQEHQQPHNPRSLGSRIVSLPDSFSDGDIEQWLKKFDLCADANGWNTEDGGTKQKILPTYLKGRAWVVYDRLTAEQKDTYAHLCTALKGVFSPPTAERRRLSTRQFKDRNWKAGEPMEVYAGELERLIDKAYPELSAAIRQQQLTDRFIEGMPEFVRHELELHAETTLEATITRAKELMLLSDRRKTTGGLQAVVHAVDGRCPPPPWKSTKDEYITKLEKRLEQLELQQQQSTSQGQPTQYAYPVGRRPATKPGSGERLCYKCNRPGHLQRDCPLLRSTQPRGGGCFICGRQGHMARDCDQRRDRRDQRSMASSRDIDRRGNHLPTTGQTSNRNSQGRFYQVNGMAKSLVVCGTVNGIESPCLIDTGASVSLVPISMVVGKPLLPCSVNVDLQAVNGTRLQVLGEVDLLVGLDHWVAPHRFMVVTTDTGPILGSDFYSIME; this is translated from the coding sequence ATGGCGCAGCAAGGACAGGAACAAGAACACCAGCAACCGCACAATCCGCGTTCTCTTGGAAGCCGGATAGTTTCTCTTCCCGATTCGTTTAGCGACGGTGATATCGAACAATGGCTGAAGAAGTTTGACTTGTGCGCGGATGCTAATGGCTGGAATACAGAAGACGGTGGGACTAAACAAAAGATCTTACCGACATATCTGAAAGGACGTGCTTGGGTGGTTTACGATCGTCTTACCGCAGAGCAAAAAGATACGTATGCACACTTGTGCACAGCTCTCAAGGGAGTGTTCTCACCACCAACGGCAGAACGGCGGCGACTGTCTACGCGTCAATTCAAAGACCGCAACTGGAAAGCTGGTGAGCCTATGGAAGTCTACGCAGGAGAGCTGGAGCGACTGATTGACAAGGCGTACCCGGAACTGTCTGCCGCTATTCGGCAACAGCAGCTAACCGACAGATTTATAGAAGGCATGCCTGAATTCGTTCGTCATGAATTAGAACTCCACGCAGAAACCACGCTGGAAGCCACAATTACAAGGGCGAAAGAGTTGATGCTGTTGAGTGATCGGCGTAAGACAACCGGAGGATTACAGGCGGTAGTCCATGCCGTCGATGGGAGATGTCCGCCACCTCCGTGGAAGTCAACAAAAGACGAGTACATTACGAAGCTAGAGAAGAGACTGGAACAATTGGagttacagcaacaacaatcaacGTCTCAAGGGCAACCTACTCAATATGCATACCCAGTTGGACGACGTCCGGCTACCAAACCCGGAAGTGGTGAGCGATTGTGTTACAAGTGCAATCGGCCAGGACATCTGCAACGCGATTGTCCATTGTTGAGGTCCACACAGCCACGCGGAGGAGGATGTTTTATCTGTGGTAGACAAGGCCACATGGCTCGTGATTGTGACCAGAGACGTGACCGACGTGACCAACGATCTATGGCATCATCAAGAGACATCGATCGCCGCGGTAACCACCTGCCCACAACAGGACAGACATCTAACCGAAACAGTCAAGGGAGGTTTTACCAGGTGAATGGCATGGCTAAATCGTTAGTGGTTTGCGGTACTGTGAATGGAATAGAGAGTCCGTGCCTTATTGATACTGGCGCGTCTGTATCGTTGGTCCCTATATCAATGGTGGTTGGAAAACCGCTACTTCCGTGTTCGGTTAATGTAGATTTACAGGCGGTCAACGGAACCAGGTTGCAGGTACTGGGGGAGGTCGATTTGCTGGTCGGTTTAGACCATTGGGTAGCTCCGCATCGTTTTATGGTTGTGACCACAGATACAGGGCCCATATTAGGATCTGACTTCTACTCCATCATGGAATGA